The Nonlabens spongiae genome contains a region encoding:
- the gldJ gene encoding gliding motility lipoprotein GldJ — MNKFTALRSLSAVLAAIALVACGGGNDYTTTSRGTGWDVTGRDGGFELKTKYKEQETGPGLVFVEGGTFTMGRVKDDPMHDWNNTPNQQHVQSFYMDETEVTNGMYAEMLYWIKETFPPEDEEYRNIYNGAVPDTLVWRNRLGFNEQLVKDYLRHPAYQNYPVVGVTWIQAVEYASWRTDRVNEKILNREGYTSKDALTNQEPGSTFNTETYLNAPTLTYGGDEEKIKGGKRSEQLQKQREKRVAKSGDGTGEATGLYVTRSEGIILPDYRLPTEAEWEYAALALVSVREYNSYRGRKKFPWDGQYTRSGSRRNLGELVANFKQGDGDYGGIAGWSDDGADITAEVKTYKPNDFGIYEMAGNVSEWVADVYRPIIDDDFSDFNYYRGNVYTKNKIGPDGMIAVVSADSIPYDTLSNGKVIARALPGEIQEIPITEEESRFRTNYNRSDNVNFRDGDIESSRYFGDSNKALAEENRMYDSPVRQVEVDSLGINAKIDPSAKRTTLIDNQVRVYKGGSWRDRVYWLDPAQRRFYPQDMARDDLGFRCAMSRVGSKSQKGKRPRG, encoded by the coding sequence ATGAACAAATTCACAGCCTTGAGATCTTTATCAGCCGTTCTAGCAGCAATCGCGCTAGTTGCATGCGGTGGCGGTAATGATTACACGACCACTTCCAGAGGAACAGGATGGGATGTAACTGGTAGAGATGGTGGTTTTGAGCTTAAGACTAAATATAAAGAACAGGAGACAGGTCCTGGACTTGTTTTTGTTGAAGGCGGAACTTTCACCATGGGTAGAGTCAAAGACGACCCAATGCACGACTGGAATAACACTCCTAATCAGCAGCACGTACAGTCATTCTATATGGATGAGACTGAGGTGACTAATGGGATGTACGCTGAGATGTTATATTGGATCAAGGAAACTTTCCCACCAGAGGATGAAGAATATAGAAATATTTACAATGGAGCCGTTCCAGATACATTAGTTTGGAGAAATAGATTAGGTTTTAACGAGCAACTTGTAAAAGACTATCTGAGACATCCAGCTTATCAAAACTATCCTGTAGTAGGTGTAACTTGGATCCAGGCGGTTGAATACGCTTCTTGGAGAACTGATCGTGTGAACGAGAAAATATTAAACCGTGAGGGTTATACATCTAAAGACGCCCTAACTAATCAAGAGCCAGGTTCTACTTTCAATACTGAAACTTATTTGAACGCACCTACATTAACTTATGGTGGTGACGAAGAAAAGATCAAAGGAGGGAAACGTTCTGAGCAATTACAAAAGCAAAGAGAAAAACGCGTTGCAAAGAGTGGTGATGGCACGGGAGAAGCAACTGGACTTTATGTTACCCGTTCAGAAGGAATTATTCTACCAGACTACCGCCTTCCTACAGAGGCTGAGTGGGAATATGCAGCACTTGCTCTTGTAAGCGTTAGAGAATACAATTCTTACAGAGGACGTAAGAAATTTCCATGGGATGGTCAATATACGCGCAGTGGTAGCCGTAGAAATCTAGGTGAACTTGTTGCTAACTTCAAACAAGGTGATGGTGATTATGGTGGTATCGCTGGATGGAGTGATGATGGGGCAGACATTACAGCTGAGGTTAAAACGTACAAACCAAATGATTTTGGTATTTATGAAATGGCAGGTAACGTTTCAGAATGGGTAGCAGATGTGTATCGCCCAATCATAGATGATGATTTCAGTGACTTTAACTACTATAGAGGTAATGTCTATACTAAAAATAAAATAGGTCCTGATGGAATGATAGCTGTTGTAAGCGCTGACTCTATTCCTTACGATACTTTATCAAATGGAAAAGTAATAGCTAGAGCTTTACCAGGTGAGATTCAAGAAATTCCTATCACAGAAGAGGAGTCTCGTTTTAGAACCAACTATAACCGTAGTGACAACGTAAACTTCAGAGATGGAGATATCGAGTCTAGTAGATACTTCGGTGATTCTAATAAGGCTCTAGCTGAAGAAAACAGAATGTACGACAGTCCAGTGAGACAAGTTGAGGTGGATTCTCTAGGAATTAACGCTAAAATTGATCCTTCTGCAAAAAGAACTACCCTCATTGACAATCAAGTAAGAGTTTACAAAGGTGGTTCATGGAGAGATAGAGTTTACTGGTTAGACCCAGCTCAAAGAAGGTTTTACCCTCAAGACATGGCTCGTGATGATTTAGGCTTCCGTTGTGCTATGTCTAGAGTAGGATCAAAATCTCAAAAAGGCAAACGCCCAAGAGGATAA
- a CDS encoding UDP-N-acetylmuramoyl-tripeptide--D-alanyl-D-alanine ligase produces the protein MKKLYDLFINSKGISTDTRSLEKGQFFFALSGENFNADAFVNEALSKGASHVVCTDPNFNNNPQVTVVENALTTLQELAGYHRQNFSFPIIALTGSNGKTTTKELILNVLSQKLKVKATIGNFNNHIGVPLTLLSFPTDLDAGIVEMGANHQKEIAELCKIAKPDIGMITNYGKAHMEGFEGIEGIKKGKSEMYDFLRENSGKAIVATWDQEQEMRSQGIDRYFTTSKANLNKIDPFINLDYEDINVSTHLTGAYNYHNILFAITIGEYFGLSSEQIKDGIEGYIPSNNRSQIINKTDLKIILDAYNANPSSMSVALENLAKQDVDHKIAILGDMFELGEYSQEEHQKIADLSETLSIDRTILIGQQFYKTIGNQERFENFEDYSKRYRNHKLKGLILIKGSRGMKLERCLELFD, from the coding sequence ATGAAAAAGCTATACGACCTATTCATCAATTCTAAAGGCATAAGCACAGATACTCGGTCGCTTGAAAAGGGGCAATTCTTTTTTGCGTTGTCAGGAGAAAATTTTAATGCAGATGCTTTTGTTAACGAAGCTTTGAGCAAAGGAGCTTCACATGTGGTGTGCACAGATCCCAATTTTAATAATAACCCTCAAGTTACGGTGGTAGAAAACGCTCTGACAACACTGCAAGAACTAGCAGGTTACCATCGCCAGAATTTCAGCTTTCCGATAATTGCGTTGACTGGTAGTAATGGGAAAACAACAACTAAAGAGCTGATCCTAAATGTACTTTCCCAAAAACTAAAGGTCAAAGCCACTATAGGTAATTTCAACAACCATATAGGAGTACCTTTAACGCTTCTAAGTTTTCCAACCGATCTTGACGCAGGAATCGTAGAGATGGGCGCTAATCATCAAAAAGAAATAGCAGAGCTGTGCAAGATCGCTAAACCTGACATCGGGATGATAACAAACTACGGTAAAGCACATATGGAAGGCTTTGAAGGCATTGAGGGAATTAAGAAAGGAAAAAGTGAGATGTATGATTTCTTACGCGAGAATTCTGGCAAAGCGATTGTTGCAACTTGGGATCAAGAGCAAGAGATGAGGTCTCAAGGTATAGACAGATATTTTACCACCTCAAAAGCAAATCTCAACAAGATTGATCCCTTTATCAATTTGGACTATGAAGATATAAATGTCTCAACCCACCTTACCGGTGCTTATAATTACCATAATATTCTATTTGCCATCACCATAGGTGAATACTTCGGATTATCATCTGAACAAATTAAAGACGGTATAGAAGGTTATATACCATCAAATAACAGGTCTCAAATTATCAATAAAACTGATCTCAAAATCATACTGGATGCTTACAACGCTAACCCTAGCAGCATGAGTGTCGCATTAGAAAACCTTGCTAAACAGGATGTCGATCATAAAATTGCTATTCTCGGCGACATGTTTGAATTAGGAGAATATAGTCAGGAAGAGCATCAAAAAATAGCCGATCTTTCTGAGACTCTTTCTATAGATCGTACTATTTTGATTGGTCAGCAATTCTACAAGACCATAGGAAACCAAGAAAGATTTGAAAACTTTGAAGATTATTCTAAGAGGTATAGAAACCATAAACTAAAAGGCTTAATTTTAATAAAGGGCTCACGAGGCATGAAGCTCGAGAGATGTCTTGAATTATTTGATTAA
- a CDS encoding type III pantothenate kinase, giving the protein MILAIDIGNTRSKIALMDSENPLGVLTLPHQELIEQIENLCSEKKIHTVALCSVNMIDATLLDRLATIADIFQVSIDNKMPFSNNYKSNTLGNDRIALVSGAMGMSQPHEPLLIIDAGTCITYDYLDTEQVYQGGAISPGLSMRYKALHTFTAKLPLVEATNKPSTIGTTTIESIQSGVQNGAAMEIDSMIDFYLSRDPNLKIFLTGGDAPLLSEQLKNRFFAAPNLTLSGIYNLYQINKNT; this is encoded by the coding sequence ATGATTCTAGCCATAGACATAGGCAACACCCGCAGCAAAATTGCCTTGATGGATTCTGAAAATCCTTTAGGAGTCCTAACCCTACCGCATCAAGAACTTATTGAGCAAATAGAAAACTTATGCTCAGAGAAGAAAATTCACACGGTCGCTCTATGCTCAGTAAATATGATCGATGCTACGCTTTTAGATAGACTGGCAACTATAGCTGATATTTTCCAAGTGAGTATAGATAACAAAATGCCATTTTCCAATAATTACAAGAGTAACACTTTAGGAAATGACCGCATTGCTTTAGTCTCTGGAGCGATGGGAATGAGCCAACCTCATGAGCCATTACTGATCATTGACGCAGGAACCTGCATCACCTATGACTACTTAGACACAGAACAAGTGTATCAAGGAGGTGCGATATCTCCAGGACTATCAATGCGATACAAAGCCCTACATACTTTTACAGCTAAACTGCCGTTAGTAGAAGCAACAAATAAACCATCAACCATCGGTACAACAACTATTGAATCGATTCAAAGCGGTGTTCAAAACGGAGCAGCCATGGAAATAGACTCGATGATAGATTTCTATTTGAGTAGAGATCCAAATCTTAAGATTTTCCTAACAGGAGGCGACGCTCCGCTATTGTCCGAACAGTTAAAAAATCGTTTCTTTGCCGCTCCTAATTTGACACTTAGCGGGATATATAATTTGTACCAGATCAACAAGAACACATGA